CTGATCCATAAACTGAGACAGAGCGTTTGTTCCAAAGAAGCTGTTGATTACAGAAGACAAAGTCTTACTGTTGATAAGATCAATAGGTGTAAAGACCTCATTATCGCGAACGTTCATACGTTCACGGATAGTACGGGCCATACGGGCCAAACCGACTCCAAACTGATTGGCCAGCTGTTCGCCTACAGTGCGCACCCTACGGTTGCTTAAGTGGTCAATATCATCAACATCTGTCTTGGAATTGACAAGCTCTATCAGATATTTGATAATAGCAATTATGTCTTCCCTTGTAAGTATCCTTGTCTCAAGGTCAATGTCGATACCCAGTTTCTTGTTAATTCTGTAGCGACCAACATCTCCAAGGTCGTAACGCTTGTCAGAAAAGAACAGTTTATCAATAACGTCACGTGCGGTAGCATCATCCGGCGGATCTGCATTACGCAACTGACGATAGATGTAAACAACTGCCTCTTTTTCTGAGTTACATGGGTCTTTTTGAAGAGTATTGTAAATCAGTGCATAGTCGCTGACACTTGTAGATTCCTTGTGTAGCAGAATAGTCTTAGCACCTGAATCAACAATCTCGTCTATATGTTCATTTTCGAGGATAGTTTCACGATCAATGATCACCTCATTTCTTTCGATAGAAACTACTTCACCGGTATCCTCATCCACAAAGTCCTCAATCCATGATTTAAGAACCCTTGCAGCGAGTTTGCGGCCTACAACTTTCTTAAGTGCAGCCTTAGATACCTTAATCTCATCGGCCAGGCCGAATATTTCAAGAATATCTTTATCGCCTTCAAAACCGATAGCACGCAACAATGTAGTTACCGGAAGTTTCTTCTTACGGTCGATGTATGCATACATCACATTGTTGATGTCGGTAGCGAACTCAATCCAGGAACCCTTTAATGGAATAATCCTGGCAGAATAAAGTTTGGTACCGTTGGCGTGAATACTTTGTCCAAAGAATACACCGGGGGAACGATGCAACTGTGAAACAACGACACGTTCGGCGCCGTTAATAATGAAGCTTCCCTTCTCAGTCATGTAGGGAACGGTACCCAGGTATACATCCTGAACAACCGTATCAAAATCTTCATGCTCGGGATCCGTACAGTATAGCTTCAATTTAGCCTTGAGGGGCACACTGTAGGACAATCCGCGTTCGATACATTCCACGATTGAATAACGTGGAGGATCGATGTTATAATCCAGGAACTCGAGCACAAAGTTGTTACGGGTATCAGAAATTGGGAAGTTCTCCTGAAATACCGTAAATAACCCCTCTTTCCTTCTTTCCTCCGGAGTTGACCCCAGCTGAAAGAATTCACGGAATGATTTTAACTGAACCTCCAAAAAATCAGGAAACGGAAACTGACTTTTAATGGTGGCAAAGTTTATTCGTTTGGCAGTGTTTGGAGTCATCTATCAACTATTTAATTGAACTTAAAACATACAAGCATAAAAAGGTTTAGGATTCCGTAAAGCGGATTCCTAAACCACATACCTTATAATAAGGTTATCTTCTTACTTAAGTTCAACTTCTGCTCCAGCTTCTTCTAATTGTGCTTTTAATGCTTCAGCTTCTTCCTTAGTTACTTTTTCCTTGATAGCTGTAGGAGCCTTGTCAACTAATTCCTTAGCTTCCTTCAGACCAACACCAGTCATTTCCTTAACAAGCTTAACGATAGCTAGTTTTGAACCGCCTGCAGACTTCAGGATTACGTCAAACTCAGTTTGTACAGCAGCTTCAGCAGCATCACCACCAGCAGCAGGTGCAACAGCTACAGCAGCAGCAGCTGGCTCAATACCATATTCATCTTTCAATATAGTAGCTAACTCATTAACTTCTTTTACAGTAAGATTAACTAATTCTTCTGCAAGCTTCTTAATATCTGCCATTTTTGTAAGTGTTAAATTTCTGTTAGTAATTTTTTAGTTTCTCTCTTCCAAAGTTTTGAGGAGTCCGTGGATTGTAGTACCACCGGATTGAAGTGCTGATACAACATTCTTGATCGGCGATTGAAGCAGACCGATAACGTCGCCAAGCAGTTCCTCTTTAGATTTGATTGTAGCCAGAGTATCCAGCTGATTTGCACCAACGTAAACTGATTCTTCAACGAAAGCACCTTTAAGCGCAGGACGTTGAGTCTTCTTTGCAAAGTCTTTGATCAGTTTTGCCGGCAGGTTACCGGTATTGGTAAACATTATAGCGGATACGCCTTTAAGGGTAACATCAATTCCTTCGATGTTCCTTTCGCTGGCCTCGATAGCCTTATTGAACAATGTATTCTTGACTACCACCAGCTGCACGTCTTTTTGATAGCAGAGACGACGCAATGCTGTTGTTTCAGCAGCGTTCATTCCTGAAGTATCTGTAACATAAAAGTGTGGATACTCCTTTATCTTAGACGCCAGTTCTTGGATTATTTCAGCTTTTTCTGTCTTTTTCATAGTTCCAAAATTTCTCTTTTAAGACATTAATTAAACCTCAAGAGACTTGGGTTCAATCCGAATTCCGGGACTCATGGTACTAGACAGGAATACGCTCTTAACGTAGGCACCTTTTGCAGCAGACGGTTTTAATTTCATAACCGTGCTAACAAATTCCTTTACGTTATCTACCAATTGCTCGGGGGTAAAGGATACCTTGCCGACAGTAGTATGTATAATACCGTAACGGTCAACCTTGAAGTCGATCTTACCGGCTTTTACTTCCGTTACAGCCTTACCGATATCCATGGTTACAGTACCGCTTTTGGGGTTCGGCATAAGACCGCGGGGTCCCAAAACACGTCCTAACGCACCAACCTTACCCATCACATTGGGAGTAGTGATAATCACATCTATATCAGTCCAACCTTCTTTGATCTTGTTGATATAGTCATCCAAACCAACGTGATCGGCACCGGCTTTTCTGGCTTCCTCTTCCTTGTCAGGCGTACAGAGAACCAGTACTCTGGTTTGCTTACCTGTACCATGTGGAAGGGTAACCACGCCACGAACCATCTGGTTAGCTTTTCTTGGGTCAACTCCCAGACGAATATCAATATCAACAGAAGCATCAAACTTGGTAGTGCTAATTTCCTTAACCAGTTTTGTTGCATCTTCGATAGTATATGACTTCTTCTGATCGACCTTTTCTAGAGCTAACTTCTTATTTTTTGTCAGTTTTGTCATTTTCGCAAAAAGGTTTTAATTGTTACCAGGGAATTCACCATCAACAGTGATACCCATACTTCTGGCGGTACCTGCAATCATCCTCATTGCGGAATCCATAGTAAAGCAATTCAAATCAGCCATCTTATCTTCAGCGATGGTCTTGATTTGATCCCAGGAAACGGAAGCTACCTTCTTTCTGTTTGGTTCAGCTGAACCACCCTTAATTTTAGCTGCTTCCAACAACTGAACAGCTGCCGGAGTTGTCTTAACGACAAACTCAAATGACTTGTCCTTATAAACAGTTATTAGAACCGGCAAAACCTTTCCGGGCCTGTCCTGTGTCCTGGCATTGAATTGCTTACAGAACTCCATAATGTTCACACCCTTAGAACCCAAAGCGGGACCTACTGGGGGTGATGGATTTGCTGCGCCACCTTTGATTTGAAGTTTAATAAACGTTTCTACTTCTTTAGCCATTGTAGCAATTCATATTGGTTATTAAAATTCAGATCAAGGGAATAGCATTACTTTTGTCCGTAGAGACAATTATTAGATTGTCCTGGAAGCTCCGCTACTAAACAAACACACTATTCCTTTTCAACCTGTAAAAAGCTTAATTCAAGTGGAGTTTTTCGGCCAAATATTTTGACCATTACTTTCAATTTCCTCTTGTCTTCGTTAACCTCCTCAATAACGCCGGTAAAACCATTAAATGGTCCATCTGATACCTTAACAGTTTCGCCAACAAAGAAGGGTATATTTATCTCCTCATTTGCCTCAGTAAGTTCATCTACCTTACCCAGAATGCGGTTAACTTCAGAAGAACGAAGTGGAGTAGGTTCATCTTCCCTATCAGTAAGGAAACCTATAACATTAGGTACATTCTTCAGGATATGGGGAATCTCACCAACAAGTGCAGCCTCGATCAGTACATAGCCGGGGAAAAAGTTCCTCTCCTTGCTGATCTTTTTGCCATTGCGGATTTGATACACCTTTTCGGCTGGTATCAAAACCTGGCTGACATACTCCTGTAGCTTATGGTTTGCAATTTCGCTCTCGATATACTCCTTTACCTTCTTCTCCTTACCACCGATAGCGCGAAGTACATACCATTTTTTTTCAATTTCGCTCATTATTCCCGTGTCTCCCTGTTAGTATAACTTATTGTAGAGCCAATCAAGTATAGTGTCGAATGAAACGTCCATCAGATAAACGACAATTGCAATAATAGCTGAAGCTACCATTACAACAACCGCACTGCTCTGTAGCTCTGACCATGTCGGCCAAGAGGTTTTCTTTACAAGTTCTGTATGAACTTCCTGAAAATACGTCCTAATTTTATTCATCCGTAAATGCTTTGAAAACTATTAGCAGGAATAGTCTTGACCTTGCGGTTTGATCTTGGTTAATCAATAAACTATACCACCTTGTTTACTTGCACGGGAGGAGAGACTCGAACTCCCGACACCTGGTTTTGGAGACCAGTGCTCTACCAACTGAGCTACACCCGTGTATATTTGGGAATGCCCATAGGCATTCCCAAGTTACTATGTTGATTAGTCAACAATTTCAGTAATCTGACCAGCACCAACTGTACGACCACCTTCACGAATAGCGAAGCGAAGACCGATGTTGATAGCAACAGGATAGATCAGGTTAACAGTGATAGATACGTTATCACCAGGCATAACCATTTCTACTCCTTCTGGCAGGCTGATTTCACCAGTTACGTCCAGAGTACGGATATAGAACTGCGGACGATATTTGTTGTGGAAAGGAGTGTGACGACCACCTTCTTCTTTCTTCAACACATAGATCTCAGCTTTGAACTTAGTGTGAGGAGTGATTGAACCTGGTTTGGCAAGAACCTGACCACGCTTAATTTCTTCCTTGTCAACACCACGAAGCAACAGACCTACGTTGTCACCAGCTTCACCCTGGTCAAGAATCTTACGGAACATTTCAACTCCTGTACATACAGTCTTCTTGCCATCAGCACCAAGACCAATGATTTCGATTTCTTCACCAGTTCTAATGATACCTGTTTCGATACGACCTGTAGCAACAGTACCACGACCAGTGATTGAGAATACATCTTCAACAGGCATCAGGAAAGGTTTATCCTTATCACGGGGTGGAAGTGGAATCCACTCATCAACAGCAGCCATCAGTTCCATAATCTTATCTTCCCACTTTGGTTCGCCATTCAATGCACCAAGAGCAGAACCCTTGATAACAGGAGTGTTGTCACCGTCGAATTCATAGAAGCTCAATAGATCGCGAACTTCCATTTCTACAAGTTCCAAAAGCTCTTCATCGTCTACCATATCAACCTTGTTCATGAAAACAACGATACGTGGAA
The genomic region above belongs to Xiashengella succiniciproducens and contains:
- the rplL gene encoding 50S ribosomal protein L7/L12; the protein is MADIKKLAEELVNLTVKEVNELATILKDEYGIEPAAAAVAVAPAAGGDAAEAAVQTEFDVILKSAGGSKLAIVKLVKEMTGVGLKEAKELVDKAPTAIKEKVTKEEAEALKAQLEEAGAEVELK
- the rplJ gene encoding 50S ribosomal protein L10: MKKTEKAEIIQELASKIKEYPHFYVTDTSGMNAAETTALRRLCYQKDVQLVVVKNTLFNKAIEASERNIEGIDVTLKGVSAIMFTNTGNLPAKLIKDFAKKTQRPALKGAFVEESVYVGANQLDTLATIKSKEELLGDVIGLLQSPIKNVVSALQSGGTTIHGLLKTLEERN
- the rplA gene encoding 50S ribosomal protein L1 translates to MTKLTKNKKLALEKVDQKKSYTIEDATKLVKEISTTKFDASVDIDIRLGVDPRKANQMVRGVVTLPHGTGKQTRVLVLCTPDKEEEARKAGADHVGLDDYINKIKEGWTDIDVIITTPNVMGKVGALGRVLGPRGLMPNPKSGTVTMDIGKAVTEVKAGKIDFKVDRYGIIHTTVGKVSFTPEQLVDNVKEFVSTVMKLKPSAAKGAYVKSVFLSSTMSPGIRIEPKSLEV
- the rplK gene encoding 50S ribosomal protein L11, producing the protein MAKEVETFIKLQIKGGAANPSPPVGPALGSKGVNIMEFCKQFNARTQDRPGKVLPVLITVYKDKSFEFVVKTTPAAVQLLEAAKIKGGSAEPNRKKVASVSWDQIKTIAEDKMADLNCFTMDSAMRMIAGTARSMGITVDGEFPGNN
- the nusG gene encoding transcription termination/antitermination protein NusG, with amino-acid sequence MSEIEKKWYVLRAIGGKEKKVKEYIESEIANHKLQEYVSQVLIPAEKVYQIRNGKKISKERNFFPGYVLIEAALVGEIPHILKNVPNVIGFLTDREDEPTPLRSSEVNRILGKVDELTEANEEINIPFFVGETVKVSDGPFNGFTGVIEEVNEDKRKLKVMVKIFGRKTPLELSFLQVEKE
- the secE gene encoding preprotein translocase subunit SecE — encoded protein: MNKIRTYFQEVHTELVKKTSWPTWSELQSSAVVVMVASAIIAIVVYLMDVSFDTILDWLYNKLY
- the tuf gene encoding elongation factor Tu, with translation MAKETFQRTKPHVNIGTIGHVDHGKTTLTAAITAVLAKKGLSEVKSFDAIDNAPEEKERGITINTSHVEYQTENRHYAHVDCPGHADYVKNMVTGAAQMDGAILVVASTDGPMPQTREHILLARQVNVPRIVVFMNKVDMVDDEELLELVEMEVRDLLSFYEFDGDNTPVIKGSALGALNGEPKWEDKIMELMAAVDEWIPLPPRDKDKPFLMPVEDVFSITGRGTVATGRIETGIIRTGEEIEIIGLGADGKKTVCTGVEMFRKILDQGEAGDNVGLLLRGVDKEEIKRGQVLAKPGSITPHTKFKAEIYVLKKEEGGRHTPFHNKYRPQFYIRTLDVTGEISLPEGVEMVMPGDNVSITVNLIYPVAINIGLRFAIREGGRTVGAGQITEIVD